One segment of Hippopotamus amphibius kiboko isolate mHipAmp2 chromosome 2, mHipAmp2.hap2, whole genome shotgun sequence DNA contains the following:
- the LOC130843878 gene encoding basic proline-rich protein-like translates to MSGQSSPSTASSASMGSGHGAQGLLVASAWRPALGPWNKFGCAQPCLRAASPAGSGAAPRFPAWEPPQPTPRPLGTPTSGPAPGVSRPSQGWHHRPPGCQGPLPTRAQPWASFLQPQTPHPPLYPLPSSTLAGQLVEGWVLAPLRKRPEPDVFPRPERCPPPPPSSQGEQVFPHPQGTLEPRSGNRRPPEAPQRGHSFCLSTLREVPTHLGRSWALA, encoded by the exons ATGTCCGGGCAGAGCAGCCCTAGCACGGCCTCCTCTGCTTCCATGGGGAGTGGTCACGGTGCCCAGGGTTTGCTCGTGGCCTCAGCCTGGCGGCCCGCGCTGGGCCCTTGGAACAAGTTCGGATGCGCTCAGCCCTGCCTGCGGGCCGCCTCCCCCGCCGGGTCCGGAGCTGCCCCTC GGTTCCCCGCCTGGGAACCTCCGCAGCCCACACCCCGACCTCTGGGCACCCCGACCTCTGGGCCCGCCCCAGGG GTCTCCCGGCCCAGCCAGGGGTGGCACCACAGGCCCCCTGGGTGCCAGGGCCCCCTTCCCACCCGGGCCCAGCCGTGGGCATCCTTCCTCCAGCCGCAGACCCCTCACCCGCCTCTGTACCCACTTCCTTCCTCAACCCTGGCCGGGCAGCTGGTCGAGGGGTGGGTGTTGGCTCCACTCAGGAAGCGTCCTGAGCCTGATGTTTTCCCGCGCCCTGAGCggtgcccgccgccgccgccttcaTCCCAGGGCGAGCAGGTGTTTCCGCACCCTCAGGGGACCTTGGAGCCTCGCAGCGGGAATCGGAGGCCCCCGGAGGCCCCACAGCGCGGCCACAGTTTCTGTCTGTCGACTCTCAGAGAAGTTCCCACCCACCTCGGCAGGAGCTGGGCTTTGGCGTGA